The Microbulbifer hydrolyticus genome has a segment encoding these proteins:
- a CDS encoding NUDIX hydrolase yields MDTPKHALTVDNVIFGFDDGELKVLIVKHGEGESRGRWGLPGDWLQLDETLEQAASRVLQDRTGVKDIFLEQLHAFSELTRHPGERIITVAFFALVRSDAHVLSAGKSEMDAQWVNVRETPELIFDHQRILTAALARLKHKVRHEPIGFNLLPEKFTLLELQRLYEAVLDITLDKPNFRRKMMKMNLLVSTDEKQSGVSYRAANLYRFDLRVYKDLTEQGFVFEV; encoded by the coding sequence ATGGATACCCCGAAACACGCACTTACAGTGGACAATGTCATTTTTGGCTTCGACGACGGCGAGCTGAAAGTGCTGATCGTCAAACACGGCGAGGGCGAAAGTCGCGGCCGCTGGGGGCTGCCGGGAGATTGGCTGCAGCTGGACGAAACCCTGGAACAGGCCGCCAGCCGGGTGCTGCAGGATCGCACCGGCGTCAAAGATATTTTCCTCGAACAGCTGCACGCCTTCAGCGAGCTAACCCGGCATCCCGGTGAGCGTATTATCACCGTGGCTTTCTTTGCCCTGGTACGTTCCGATGCACATGTATTGTCAGCGGGTAAGTCAGAAATGGACGCGCAATGGGTGAATGTGCGGGAAACCCCGGAGCTGATTTTTGATCATCAGCGGATACTGACAGCGGCGCTGGCGCGGCTCAAACACAAGGTGCGCCACGAACCTATCGGCTTCAATCTGTTGCCGGAAAAATTTACCCTGCTGGAACTGCAGCGTTTGTATGAGGCGGTGCTGGATATCACCCTCGACAAGCCCAATTTTCGTCGCAAGATGATGAAAATGAACCTGCTGGTCTCCACCGATGAGAAACAGTCCGGGGTGAGCTATCGCGCGGCAAACCTGTACCGGTTCGACCTCAGGGTCTACAAGGACCTGACCGAGCAGGGCTTCGTATTCGAAGTGTAG
- a CDS encoding DUF2147 domain-containing protein: MKTLLIAFTSLLFTTQLAFADVVGRWKTIDDETGQAKSIVEIYEQDGKYFGRVVDLLMKPDDTVCDACPGDKKGKKIVGMNIVTNMVKKGDVYEGGQILDPTKGKVYDCKMWEENGNLMVRGYLGFFYRTQTWYPAK; the protein is encoded by the coding sequence ATGAAGACTCTACTCATTGCCTTTACATCCCTGTTGTTTACCACCCAGCTGGCGTTTGCCGATGTGGTGGGACGCTGGAAGACCATTGACGACGAAACCGGACAGGCCAAGTCAATCGTCGAGATCTACGAACAGGACGGCAAGTACTTCGGGCGCGTTGTGGATCTGCTGATGAAACCGGACGATACCGTGTGCGACGCCTGTCCGGGCGACAAGAAAGGCAAGAAGATTGTTGGCATGAATATCGTCACCAATATGGTGAAGAAAGGCGACGTCTACGAGGGCGGCCAGATTCTCGACCCGACTAAAGGCAAGGTCTACGACTGCAAGATGTGGGAAGAAAACGGCAACCTGATGGTGCGAGGATACCTCGGGTTCTTCTATCGCACGCAGACCTGGTATCCGGCCAAATAG
- a CDS encoding MDR family MFS transporter — MSQQAQAGTITAPGTQRRAFGGEAMITVSIMLATIMQVLDTTIANVALPHMQGSLGAGSDQITWVLTSYIVAAAIMTPPVGYLAQRFGRRQVFLWSVGGFTVTSMLCGQAGSLNEMILWRLLQGLFGASLVPLSQATLLDTFPKERHASAMSIWGVGVMIGPVLGPTLGGWLTEYYSWRWVFYINLPFGILSMLGIYFCVPESETRRQRFDGLGFGLLALAVGALQMLLDRGEQVEWFEALEIQLYAIAAVLGLYLFLVHSRTTSTPFLSPELFRDRNYVSGLIFIFIVGIILLATMALLPPFLQQWKGYPVVTTGLVLMPRGVGTMISMMVVGKLMQRFDARALILLGMGLVSFSLWEMTGFNLQVGQRDLIYTGVVQGLGLGLVFVPISTLAYATLEPRFRGEATALFSLSRNLGSSIGVSIVMAALTRNLWINQQQLGERVQLPAGTLNGLPAADSIAALPGALMEEVTRQAAEIAYVNDFQMLMWINMLAMPLVFLLRNPDRHG; from the coding sequence ATGAGTCAGCAGGCACAGGCCGGCACCATCACGGCGCCGGGCACACAGCGCAGGGCATTTGGCGGCGAGGCAATGATCACCGTCAGCATCATGCTTGCCACCATCATGCAGGTGCTGGATACCACCATCGCCAATGTGGCGCTGCCGCACATGCAGGGCAGCCTCGGTGCTGGCAGTGACCAGATCACCTGGGTGCTTACCTCCTACATTGTCGCCGCGGCGATCATGACACCACCGGTGGGGTACCTGGCACAGCGTTTCGGCCGCCGACAGGTTTTCCTGTGGTCTGTGGGTGGCTTTACCGTTACCTCGATGCTGTGCGGCCAGGCTGGCAGCCTGAACGAAATGATCCTGTGGCGACTGCTGCAGGGGCTGTTCGGTGCGTCGCTGGTGCCGTTGTCCCAGGCCACCTTGCTGGACACCTTCCCCAAAGAGCGACATGCATCCGCCATGAGTATCTGGGGCGTGGGTGTGATGATCGGGCCGGTGCTCGGCCCCACACTGGGTGGCTGGCTCACCGAGTATTACTCGTGGCGCTGGGTGTTTTACATCAACCTGCCATTCGGCATTCTTTCCATGCTCGGGATCTATTTCTGTGTGCCGGAAAGTGAAACCCGCAGGCAGCGTTTTGATGGTCTTGGCTTTGGCCTGTTGGCGCTCGCAGTGGGTGCGTTGCAAATGTTGCTGGACCGCGGTGAGCAGGTGGAGTGGTTCGAGGCGCTGGAAATCCAGCTGTACGCCATTGCCGCGGTACTGGGGTTGTACCTGTTTTTGGTGCATTCGCGCACCACGTCCACACCGTTCCTGTCACCGGAACTTTTTCGCGACCGCAATTATGTCTCCGGGCTCATTTTCATTTTTATCGTGGGCATTATCCTTCTCGCCACCATGGCGCTGCTGCCGCCGTTTTTGCAGCAGTGGAAAGGCTACCCGGTGGTTACCACCGGCCTGGTCCTGATGCCGCGCGGTGTCGGTACCATGATATCCATGATGGTGGTCGGCAAGCTGATGCAACGGTTTGATGCGCGCGCGCTGATTCTGCTGGGGATGGGACTGGTGTCCTTTTCCCTGTGGGAAATGACCGGGTTTAACCTGCAGGTGGGCCAGCGTGACCTTATTTATACCGGGGTGGTGCAGGGACTCGGGCTGGGGCTGGTTTTTGTTCCGATTTCCACCCTGGCCTACGCGACACTTGAACCGCGTTTCCGCGGTGAGGCGACGGCGTTGTTCAGCCTGTCGCGGAACCTGGGCAGCAGTATCGGCGTGTCCATCGTCATGGCGGCACTGACGCGCAACCTGTGGATCAACCAGCAGCAACTGGGTGAACGGGTGCAGTTGCCAGCGGGAACATTGAACGGCCTGCCGGCGGCCGACTCGATCGCGGCGCTACCGGGTGCGTTAATGGAAGAGGTAACGCGGCAGGCCGCGGAAATCGCCTACGTGAATGATTTTCAGATGCTGATGTGGATCAACATGCTGGCGATGCCGCTGGTGTTTTTGTTGAGAAATCCGGACCGGCATGGATGA
- a CDS encoding HlyD family secretion protein, with the protein MSEPVDNKASEMNPAGKQKSRRIGFALGIVVAGAVAAWSIWGGGSTVHTENAYVKADKISLAPEVSGIVAQVAVKANQRVSKGELLLQLDDTAFRLAVAEAEAHLAQVKNQTRARQADYAEAEAELQQAQTDAEFYRRQLERNEKLGKVALSESQLDESRQKLDQARALIAISSEKLASLRAELGGNSQVPLEQQADVMVAQAQLDKARYQLSRTRIVAPVAGVIANDAPQVGEMAPAGLAVVSMLGTEDMWIEANLKETQLEKVRTGQQAEVTVDAYPGVKFQALVDSVSGASGSEFALIPPQNASGNWVKVVQRVPVRLRLLPAEGRPVLRAGMSAEVEINISEDHKLVSARATGADGGRVVL; encoded by the coding sequence GTGAGTGAACCAGTGGACAACAAGGCGTCGGAAATGAACCCCGCAGGAAAACAGAAGTCCCGTCGTATCGGCTTCGCCCTGGGCATCGTGGTGGCCGGCGCGGTGGCGGCGTGGTCCATTTGGGGCGGCGGCAGCACCGTGCATACCGAAAATGCCTACGTGAAGGCCGACAAGATCTCCCTGGCACCGGAAGTGAGCGGCATCGTCGCGCAGGTCGCGGTCAAGGCCAACCAGCGAGTTAGCAAGGGGGAGTTGCTGCTGCAGCTGGACGACACTGCTTTTCGCCTGGCAGTGGCCGAGGCCGAAGCGCATCTGGCGCAGGTAAAAAACCAGACCCGCGCGCGTCAGGCGGATTACGCGGAGGCCGAGGCGGAACTGCAACAGGCGCAGACCGATGCTGAGTTCTACCGCCGCCAGCTGGAGCGCAATGAAAAGCTCGGCAAAGTGGCGCTGTCAGAGTCGCAGCTGGATGAATCCCGCCAGAAGCTGGACCAGGCACGCGCGCTGATTGCGATCAGCTCCGAAAAGCTCGCCAGTCTGCGTGCGGAGCTGGGTGGTAACTCCCAGGTACCGCTGGAGCAGCAGGCGGACGTAATGGTCGCCCAGGCGCAGCTGGATAAAGCGCGCTACCAGTTGTCGCGTACACGTATCGTCGCGCCGGTTGCCGGTGTCATCGCCAACGATGCGCCGCAGGTCGGTGAGATGGCGCCGGCGGGGCTCGCGGTGGTCAGTATGCTGGGCACGGAAGATATGTGGATCGAGGCCAACCTCAAGGAAACCCAGCTGGAAAAAGTGCGCACAGGGCAGCAGGCGGAAGTGACAGTGGATGCGTATCCTGGCGTTAAATTCCAGGCTCTGGTCGATAGCGTCAGTGGCGCCAGCGGCAGTGAGTTTGCGCTGATCCCGCCACAGAACGCCAGCGGAAACTGGGTGAAGGTGGTACAGCGCGTGCCCGTGCGCCTGCGCCTGCTCCCGGCAGAAGGCAGGCCGGTGCTGCGCGCCGGAATGAGTGCGGAAGTGGAAATCAACATTTCCGAAGACCACAAGCTGGTTTCGGCGCGCGCGACCGGCGCCGATGGCGGCCGCGTAGTGCTGTGA
- a CDS encoding MarR family winged helix-turn-helix transcriptional regulator, whose protein sequence is MNTSDTAAQLGFELHTAARLLKRNFDRRAKTHGLTRARWQVLWILNKDQGMKQAELAERMDVAPITLTRQIDLLETEGLVERRPDPQDRRCFRIFLTSAAAPVLEILQGLAAETRRQALAGISADEQRQLMNLLSRVRKNLGREEMASE, encoded by the coding sequence ATGAATACATCCGATACTGCGGCGCAGTTGGGGTTCGAACTGCACACCGCCGCGCGCCTGCTGAAGCGCAATTTCGACCGCCGCGCCAAGACCCATGGCCTCACCCGCGCCCGCTGGCAGGTGCTGTGGATCCTGAATAAAGACCAGGGCATGAAACAGGCGGAGCTGGCCGAGCGCATGGACGTGGCGCCGATCACCCTGACCCGGCAGATCGATTTGCTGGAGACAGAAGGGCTCGTCGAGCGCAGGCCCGATCCCCAGGACCGGCGCTGTTTCCGGATTTTTCTTACCAGCGCCGCGGCGCCGGTACTCGAGATACTGCAAGGACTTGCCGCGGAAACACGCCGCCAGGCGCTGGCAGGCATATCTGCGGACGAGCAGCGGCAATTGATGAATTTGTTGAGCCGGGTGCGCAAGAACCTGGGCCGAGAGGAGATGGCAAGTGAGTGA
- the parC gene encoding DNA topoisomerase IV subunit A: protein MTEPSVYDASERQHLADYTEKAYLDYSMYVILDRALPNIGDGLKPVQRRIVYAMSELGLKNTAKYKKSARTVGDVIGKYHPHGDSAVYEAMVLMAQPFSYRYPLVDGQGNWGSPDDPKSFAAMRYTESRMGKYSEVLLSELGQGTVDWQANFDGTMDEPAVLPARVPNILLNGTTGIAVGMATDIPPHNLREVVDATVHLLENPKATVSELCEFIQGPDMPTEAEIISPRADLQKMYETGKGSVKMRAVWSKEDGDIIITALPYQASGSKVLEQIAAQMQAKKLPMVSDLRDESDHENPTRLVIVPKSNRVDLEQVMNHLFATTDLEKSYRVNLNMIGIDGRPQVKSLDKILTEWLSFRTVTTRRRLQFRLDKVERRLHLLDGLLIAFLNIDEVIEIIRTHDEPKQELMRRFELSEVQAEYVLDTKLRQLARLEEMKIRGEQAELEKEREMLTKTLESARRLKTLIKKELLAAADEFGDERRSPIVQREEARAFSETELLTSDPITVVLSSKGWIRQAKGHEIDPTSLSYKAGDGFKYAARGKSNQPALLLDSTGRSYAIASHSLPSARGQGEPLSGRINPPSGATFEGLLMGNDDQKVLLASDAGYGFIAKYADLQSRNKAGKAMLSLPKNARVLPPQEIENPEQALLAAVTSEGRMLVFPVSELPELSKGKGNKIINIPAARAASREEIVVGVAVLEGNDVLLIHAGKRHTKIKISELEHYEGERGRRGNKLPRGFQKVDKVEVQSK, encoded by the coding sequence ATGACCGAGCCTTCAGTCTACGACGCATCCGAACGCCAGCATCTGGCGGACTACACCGAGAAGGCGTACCTGGATTATTCCATGTACGTGATCCTCGACCGCGCCCTGCCCAATATCGGCGACGGCCTCAAGCCGGTACAGCGCCGGATTGTGTACGCCATGAGCGAACTGGGGCTGAAGAATACCGCCAAGTACAAGAAGTCCGCGCGTACCGTGGGCGACGTGATCGGTAAGTATCACCCGCACGGCGACAGCGCCGTCTACGAGGCGATGGTGCTGATGGCGCAGCCCTTCAGCTACCGCTACCCGCTGGTGGACGGCCAGGGCAACTGGGGCTCGCCGGACGATCCCAAATCCTTCGCCGCCATGCGTTACACCGAGTCGCGCATGGGCAAATACTCCGAGGTACTGCTGTCCGAGCTGGGGCAGGGCACCGTGGACTGGCAGGCGAACTTCGACGGCACCATGGACGAACCCGCGGTACTGCCGGCAAGGGTTCCAAACATATTGCTGAACGGCACCACGGGCATCGCCGTGGGTATGGCCACCGATATCCCGCCGCACAACCTGCGCGAGGTGGTGGATGCCACCGTGCATCTGCTGGAAAACCCCAAGGCCACGGTCAGTGAGCTGTGCGAGTTTATCCAGGGCCCGGACATGCCCACCGAGGCGGAGATCATCTCGCCCCGCGCCGATCTGCAGAAAATGTACGAGACCGGCAAGGGCTCGGTAAAAATGCGCGCGGTGTGGAGCAAAGAGGACGGCGATATCATCATCACCGCCTTGCCGTACCAGGCCAGCGGCTCGAAAGTGCTGGAGCAGATTGCGGCGCAGATGCAAGCGAAGAAGCTGCCGATGGTCAGCGACCTGCGCGACGAATCCGACCACGAGAACCCCACGCGGCTGGTGATCGTACCCAAGTCCAATCGGGTGGATCTGGAGCAGGTGATGAATCACCTGTTTGCCACCACCGACCTGGAGAAGAGCTACCGGGTCAACCTGAACATGATCGGCATCGACGGCCGCCCACAGGTGAAGTCCCTGGACAAGATCCTCACCGAGTGGCTGAGCTTCCGTACCGTTACCACACGGCGTCGCCTGCAGTTCCGCCTCGACAAGGTCGAGAGAAGGCTGCACCTGTTGGATGGTTTGCTGATTGCCTTCCTCAACATCGATGAAGTGATCGAGATCATCCGTACCCACGACGAGCCCAAGCAGGAGCTGATGCGCCGCTTTGAGCTGTCCGAGGTACAGGCGGAATACGTGCTCGACACCAAGTTGCGTCAGTTGGCGCGCCTTGAGGAAATGAAGATCCGCGGCGAGCAGGCGGAGCTGGAAAAAGAGCGGGAGATGCTGACCAAAACCCTGGAAAGCGCGCGCCGCCTGAAGACCCTGATCAAGAAGGAGCTGCTGGCCGCCGCCGACGAGTTCGGTGACGAGCGTCGCTCCCCCATCGTCCAGCGCGAAGAAGCCCGGGCCTTTAGTGAAACCGAGCTGCTGACCAGCGACCCGATTACCGTGGTGCTGTCCAGCAAGGGCTGGATTCGCCAGGCCAAGGGCCACGAGATCGACCCCACCTCGCTCAGTTACAAGGCCGGCGACGGCTTCAAGTACGCCGCCCGCGGCAAGAGCAATCAGCCCGCACTACTGCTCGACAGTACCGGGCGCAGTTACGCGATCGCCTCCCACTCACTGCCTTCTGCCCGAGGTCAGGGCGAGCCGCTTTCCGGTCGTATCAATCCGCCCTCGGGCGCGACCTTCGAAGGCCTGCTGATGGGCAATGACGACCAGAAGGTGCTGCTGGCCTCCGATGCCGGGTATGGCTTTATCGCCAAATACGCCGACCTGCAGTCGCGCAACAAGGCGGGCAAGGCGATGCTGAGCCTGCCAAAGAATGCCCGCGTGCTGCCGCCGCAGGAAATCGAGAATCCGGAACAGGCGTTGCTCGCGGCGGTCACCAGCGAAGGACGCATGCTGGTATTCCCGGTGTCCGAGCTTCCGGAGCTTTCCAAGGGCAAGGGCAACAAGATCATCAACATCCCTGCGGCACGCGCCGCCAGCCGCGAGGAAATCGTGGTGGGTGTCGCGGTGCTGGAAGGCAACGACGTATTGCTGATCCATGCCGGCAAGCGCCACACCAAGATCAAGATCTCGGAGCTGGAGCACTATGAGGGTGAGCGTGGCCGCCGTGGTAACAAGCTGCCGCGCGGGTTCCAGAAGGTGGATAAAGTGGAAGTGCAGAGCAAGTAG